The Lysobacter capsici genome has a segment encoding these proteins:
- the ybaL gene encoding YbaL family putative K(+) efflux transporter: protein MHHTSLIAILVAGFVLAFIFGMIAQRLRLSPLVGYLIAGIIAGPFTPGFVGDQTLAPQLAEIGVILLMFGVGLHFSLGDLLEVKAIALPGAIVQIAVATALGWGMAELLGWSHGAGLVFGLALSVASTVVLLRALEERRLVETTKGRIAIGWLIVEDLAMVLALVLLPALSGLLKGEAGEASEVWSKLFITLAKVGAFIAFMLIVGRRVIPWILERVAGTGSRELFTLCVLAIALGVAFGSAELFGVSFALGAFFAGMMLNESEFSHQAANETLPLREAFAVLFFVSVGMLFNPMILLEKPLEVLAVFGIIVIGKSVAAYAIVRAFGKPNSTALMISVSLAQIGEFSFILAQLGIDEGILSKDGQDLILAGALLSIVVNPLLFGWLDRKQARADAAEADARADAAVPPVPADIGGHVILIGYGRVGSELARLLTDHHVPLVVIDGEDSLIDKARAAGHPAILGNAVNERVLREAVPERATTVMLAIPQALEAGEIIAKLRELNPALSIVARAHSDNEVKHLLKHGADGAVMAERELAHSLAEMVLAAPVYRGARNLPPSTALA from the coding sequence ATGCACCACACGTCCCTGATCGCGATTCTGGTAGCCGGCTTCGTCCTGGCCTTCATCTTCGGAATGATCGCGCAACGCCTGCGGCTGTCGCCGCTGGTGGGCTACCTCATCGCCGGCATCATCGCCGGCCCCTTCACGCCCGGCTTCGTCGGCGACCAGACCCTTGCGCCGCAATTGGCCGAAATCGGCGTGATCCTGCTGATGTTCGGCGTCGGCCTGCATTTCTCGCTCGGCGACCTGCTCGAAGTCAAAGCCATCGCCTTGCCGGGCGCGATCGTGCAGATCGCGGTGGCCACCGCGCTGGGTTGGGGCATGGCCGAGTTGCTCGGCTGGTCGCACGGCGCGGGGCTGGTGTTCGGCCTGGCCTTGTCGGTCGCCAGCACCGTGGTGCTGTTGCGCGCGCTGGAGGAGCGCCGCCTGGTGGAAACCACCAAGGGCCGCATCGCGATCGGCTGGCTGATCGTCGAGGACCTGGCGATGGTGCTCGCGCTGGTGCTGCTGCCGGCGCTGTCGGGCCTGCTCAAGGGCGAGGCCGGCGAAGCCTCGGAAGTGTGGAGCAAGTTGTTCATCACCCTGGCCAAGGTCGGCGCCTTCATCGCCTTCATGCTGATCGTCGGGCGGCGGGTGATTCCGTGGATTCTCGAACGCGTGGCCGGCACCGGTTCGCGCGAGTTGTTCACCCTGTGCGTGCTCGCGATCGCGCTGGGCGTGGCGTTCGGTTCGGCCGAACTGTTCGGCGTGTCGTTCGCGCTGGGCGCGTTCTTCGCCGGCATGATGCTCAACGAATCCGAGTTCAGCCATCAGGCCGCCAACGAAACCCTTCCGCTGCGCGAAGCGTTCGCGGTGCTGTTCTTCGTCTCGGTCGGCATGCTGTTCAATCCGATGATCCTGCTGGAGAAGCCGCTGGAAGTGCTGGCGGTGTTCGGCATCATCGTGATCGGCAAGTCGGTGGCGGCGTACGCGATCGTGCGCGCGTTCGGCAAGCCGAACTCGACCGCGCTGATGATCTCGGTCAGCCTGGCGCAGATCGGCGAGTTCTCCTTCATCCTGGCCCAGCTCGGCATCGACGAGGGCATCCTGTCGAAGGACGGGCAGGATCTGATCCTGGCCGGCGCCTTGCTGTCGATCGTGGTCAATCCGCTGCTGTTCGGCTGGCTCGACCGCAAGCAGGCGCGCGCCGACGCGGCCGAGGCCGATGCGCGCGCCGACGCGGCGGTGCCGCCGGTGCCGGCCGATATCGGCGGTCATGTGATCCTGATCGGCTACGGCCGGGTCGGCAGCGAGCTGGCGCGCTTGCTGACCGATCACCACGTGCCGCTGGTGGTCATCGACGGCGAGGACAGCCTGATCGACAAGGCGCGCGCCGCCGGTCATCCGGCGATCCTGGGCAACGCGGTCAACGAGCGGGTGCTGCGCGAAGCGGTGCCCGAGCGCGCGACCACGGTGATGCTGGCGATTCCGCAGGCGCTGGAAGCCGGCGAGATCATCGCCAAGCTGCGCGAACTCAATCCGGCCCTGAGCATCGTCGCGCGCGCGCACAGCGACAACGAGGTCAAGCATCTGCTCAAGCACGGCGCCGACGGCGCGGTGATGGCCGAACGCGAGCTGGCGCACAGCCTGGCCGAGATGGTGCTGGCCGCGCCGGTGTACCGCGGCGCGCGCAATCTGCCGCCGTCGACGGCGCTGGCGTGA
- a CDS encoding YceH family protein encodes MSDIDPTSSEPSGSHDAPDSTPENTAPQLSAVEARVIGCLIEKEATTPDVYPLTLNAIVTACNQKTSREPMMQLEPGEVANALRRLEPRGWIKSQHHSRAERYAHRATTALDVTRPQAVLIALLMLRGPQTVNELLSRSERMAKFDSAGDVQYALERLAQHQPPLVRLLGRQPGQREDRYGHLLSGEPVWNGSVSSSGDDAGSGGGSQSALAERVAALEAKVAELEARLEAAGA; translated from the coding sequence ATGAGCGACATCGACCCGACCAGCAGTGAACCGTCCGGCAGCCACGACGCGCCCGACAGCACGCCCGAGAACACCGCGCCGCAACTCAGCGCGGTCGAGGCGCGGGTCATCGGCTGCCTGATCGAAAAGGAAGCGACCACGCCCGACGTGTATCCGCTGACCTTGAACGCCATCGTCACCGCCTGCAATCAGAAGACCTCGCGCGAACCGATGATGCAGCTGGAACCCGGCGAGGTCGCCAACGCCCTGCGCCGGCTGGAGCCGCGCGGCTGGATCAAATCCCAGCATCACTCGCGCGCGGAGCGTTACGCGCACCGCGCCACCACCGCGCTCGACGTGACCCGCCCGCAGGCCGTGCTGATCGCGCTGCTGATGCTGCGCGGTCCGCAGACCGTGAACGAGCTGTTGTCGCGCAGCGAACGCATGGCCAAGTTCGATTCGGCCGGCGACGTGCAGTACGCGCTGGAACGGCTGGCCCAGCATCAACCGCCGCTGGTGCGCCTGCTCGGGCGCCAGCCCGGCCAGCGCGAGGATCGCTATGGGCATCTGCTCAGCGGCGAACCGGTGTGGAACGGCAGCGTGTCGTCGTCCGGCGACGACGCGGGCTCGGGCGGCGGATCGCAGTCGGCACTGGCCGAGCGTGTGGCGGCGTTGGAAGCGAAGGTCGCGGAGCTGGAAGCGCGGCTGGAAGCGGCCGGGGCTTGA